ataaaaccaaaaaaatagatctagtctagggtttttttaaaaccgATCTTAAAATAAAACCGGATCGGACCGGGTTCGGGTTTATACCGGTTCGCAGTGGTTTGGCGGTTTTCGAGAGAAAACTGGTGGCGGCGCGGttgaactccggcgaggcgggacAGCGGCCTGCTCCGNNNNNNNNNNNNNNNNNNNNNNNNNNNNNNNNNNNNNNNNNNNNNNNNNNNNNNNNNNNNNNNNNNNNNNNNNNNNNNNNNNNNNNNNNNNNNNNNNNNNNNNNNNNNNNNNNNNNNNNNNNNNNNNNNNNNNNNNNNNNNNNNNNNNNNNNNNNNNNNNNNNNNNNNNNNNNNNNNNNNNNNNNNNNNNNNNNNNNNNNNNNNNNNNNNNNNNNNNNNNNNNNNNNNNNNNNNNNNNNNNNNNNNNNNNNNNNNNNNNNNNNNNNNNNNNNNNNNNNNNNNNNNNNNNNNNNNNNNNNNNNNNNNNNNNNNNNNNNNNNNNNNNNNNNNNNNNNNNNNNNNNNNNNNNNNNNNNNNNNNNNNNNNNNNNNNNNNNNNNNNNNNNNNNNNNNNNNNNNNNNNNNNNNNNNNNNNNNNNNNNNNNNNNaggggcaaggcggcgggaggtggccgggtcggccacggcggcggccggcgacgtaCGGGCGCAGGACTGCGCCCAGGGTCGGTGGCGATGGCACGGCTGGGCTGGCGCGACGCAGTCGGCTGGgctctgggccggcccagtcggcgaagggattttttttaaacatttttttttTCAGACAAGGAAAAATGGTAAAACAACTTAAATAGGGATATTATATAGGtgtataatataccaaaattttcagaaaaagattttctacgacttgAACATTTTTCaagaattaaataaaatacacacaaattctaataaatcaaagagtgctactggtctattaaaatccaacaaaaatcattttaaaaataccaaaatgatttcaaataaatttttctccaattttctaatgtagggaatcatgttaccctattttccatgtattttgattttggagaaaaataatttgaataaaactcaaataaatccaaattgaaaataaattcaaaagaactttgaatttaaatctttgaactcccaactcatatttcatataatttgaagaagttaTTTTATCTTCTCCCGTGAAAATCAtagagttgcataaagtttcagaattgaaaatattttcaaatgaaattcaaatattttcagcaacccttgtcatttaaataaatggaagaagtcatgtcatcttctcttcagggtttcgtgatgaaaaaagtatttgaattcacggagagcaaaatgcaaaaatgaaagtttgggaaagtccttttattccctctcatttaactttcaaaaagtttcgaatttcactcagtttcagtcaatcaatcaaacaatccatCAAGTCTATCTATTTAttgtaacattccaaaatttagaattttgggatgttacagcgatCGCCTCCCCTCTGCTTCCCCGCGACGACCACTCTCGGGTCTCCAGCGACTTAGCAAGACTCTCGTCTTCTCCACACGCCCCCGATCGTCCTGGAGATGAAGGAGGAGAAGGCGGCTGCGTCCCCGCACCCGGTTCTGAAGGCTGCTCTGGAgggcaacctccgtctcctcaaagGTACGTACTGTCCACAACCACAACCAACCCTCTCTTCCAGCTCCCGACCTTAGTTTCTTCTCATCGATCGATGCTAATGAGGATATATCCTCGACCGATCGTGTGCCCAGAGCTGGCTCCCTCGTGGCGGACGAGTGCATCTGGATCCGCGCCCTGTGCGTGGCGGTCATGGAGGGCCGGCTGGACATCTGCGCCTACCTCGTCGAGGACCTCCGCGTCGACGTCAACCAGCCCAACGACCTAGGTTTTTCTATCTCTCCCCTTCCCGTCAATTCTGCGCCTCCTATATGCCCTACAACTTCAATTTTGTTTATTTCTTTGGCAGGTGAAACCGTGCTGTTCATCTCTGCAACTTTcgggacggttgctgcagcaaggtATCTTCTTGATCGTGGCGCTGATCCGATGATACCCGGCAGGTTGGGGTCGCCTCTCCATACTGCAACAATGAATGGTATCCCCTCCAACACGTTGTTGCAGTCCCATGGCATATTTGTCTTGCCAAATGTCTTTACATTAGTCTGTCTTTGATACATTtgtcacacatacacacacagacgCACACACAGATTGAATGAAAAATAGTCCGATATCTAATTCTCATATTACTTGTTAGCTGTAGTCTCATATGCTCATAACCTGAACATTTTGATAAAAAATGGAGCCAAAACGCCTGAGTATACAGCACTTCACAAAAGAGTGGAAAACAAAATTTGTGTCATGAGCCTCTTCTTATCCAGGGCCTTCTCGATAGAATGGGCCATGAAACTTGGGCTTGGCCTAGTTACGCGAATAGACAAAAGGTTCGTAAAGAAGAAGCTAGACAGAGGAGGGCAGCCAAATGATTTGTGAATCGTCTTCAGCTTCTCACCCTTGCTTCTGTTCTTCGTCCCTTGCTCTTGTATCCCTCCCCTGCCTTGCTGATTTCTCACCCCAGACCCGTTGTGTCCCCAAATGTATCCAATATTGTTACTGATCCTGTTGTTGGGCCCATCTCTATGCGTGGGTCGTGACATTAGCCAATGCCTCTCGCCGCGAAGCTGCAAAGTGCCCGGGAGGCCTTGCAGTCAACATCGTCGCATCGATTGGCCCAAAGGTCAATATCAGCAGCAATTCTTCTATGGAGAGCAGCATGAAGAGTGCCTTTGACAGCAGATTTTGATTCCACCAGGCCAGCAGGAAGAGGCAATGCCAGTCGATACTGACAAGGAGACGATCCAGCTTCACGAGCACAGTGATTTCCACAACCACCAAGagagagaaataaaaaaataaaatattttCCATGCTACCAACATTGTACAAACTTGGTCTTCGACGGGAATAGCAGGGTCACTGGTAACCTTTGGCCGCCGTTAATGGGAGAAGCCCTGATCTGTAATCTCACTTTCTAAACTAGTTTCATCCATGCATGCTTTGCTGATTTTCAACTTCTTGTGAAAAACTTCTTTTCCAGGAAATTGTGAAATAGTAGAATTGCTACTTTCAAGGGGAGCCGATGTGGATGTTTTCGATTCTAAGCACGGGACCCCGTTGCATGCGGCCACTAATCTCAGTGAAGTTGGCCCAATGAAGGTTTTGTTGGAGCACCATGCAGATGCAAGACACCAGTTTTTCTACTAATCTTTTTGTTAAGCAAGAAAAACTGTTTTATTTAAGGGCCTTCATCTTCCATTTGGGGCTACACCATTCATTGGAATAGAGAAATCTTGGTATATGCAGCTCTTTTGCTCGATCTAAACCAAAAAAATTAAGTTGGTACATTGTAAAACCATGTATTCAACATTTGACCATAGTACTTCTCTTTAAGTGAACATGCTCACTTTTCCTCAGGTGTTGTAAATTTTGTGTCTAATATCTATAAAAAAAATACATGTGTTTCATGAGAAATACCAATATATGTAAACACATAATGGCCTCATGTTATTTCTCTATTGTACCTTTGTTTTTCAAGTATaagaaaatgatttttttttcacTTTCCACAGCCTAATAAGGTTTTGAACCTTCATAGTACCCCACTGAGTATGGCCATACAGAGAGAATCGTTGGAATGCGTTAAGCTACTCATTGAGGTCGGTAATTTTTCTTATTAAGATTCTTAAAGAGCAATCTGTAGATGCTGCTCACTTAATTTTTGGGTGGATGTGTCTTCTGCGGATGACATGTCAAGCACCTACTCAAATGATCAGATAGTAATTTTGTTTACACAGGCTGGTGCTGATGTGAATAAGACTAACTATATCGGTGTTACTCAATTGATGGTGGCAGCGAACAACGGCTTACCTGATATCATGAGGTGCTTACTAGATGCTGGTGCTAACgccaacattggagattcagtgaGTCTTGCCGTTTCCTCTTTTCTGTtcttatcatgtactccctccgttcacaactcaaataaaagatgttctaacttttttgtgaATCGAATGTATacagacacgttttagtgtgtttgttcactcatttcagtccgtatatAGCCCATATTGAAatgtccaaaacatcttatatatttgtgaacggagggagtacctttcaTTCATATATACTCTCTGTTGATGGTTAGATGCATGAGGGAATATATTGATTTAGTAAAGCTTTGATACATGGTTCTACAGAGAACATAGAAAAATTATTCTACCAACATGCTTACTGTGTGTTATTATAAGTGAGTACATCAACACTAGAAAAGGTATGACACCGTTTACTGAGGACTTCTGCTGCGGCAGCACTTCTAGGTGTTGAACATTCTAACAACTGACCATTGAAGACTAACATtgctcttttttctgtttgttttcaatTTTTAGGGGGAAGTCCTAGTAATCATCATCATATACCAGATATTGTAGATGTCAGTCCATTTCCGGAGAAAAAATGTAAAATTCAGCATGTTTCATATTTTGCATGTTGTCTACTGAACTGTGGATAGAGAAAATCTCTAGGTTGTTCATAGCCAGGTTGAAACAAACACATGATGCTAACTTTTGCAAAAACTTCCTTGCTCCTTCCATATACTATTGTATCAATGGCACCTCGTCCTGTTGTACTTTGACAATTTTATTCAATATAACAAGCATACTTCCCTAAGCATTTTGGGTACTATTTTTTCATCTTTACTTAAGCTTTATTATCCTAATTTAGTAGAGAAAGATGGACAAGGCTGTTCCACTTTCTGACCATGCATTCTGATTCTCTCCAATGCCTATATAGCCATTTGGTTTTTGTAAACATTAAATTCCAAATTAACTACTAGGGTCTGAATTATCTGCAAGCACAactgacatactccctccgtcccaaaataagtgtcttaaccttagtacaactttgtactaaagttagtacaaagttgagacacttattttgggacggagggagtatatatatattgGTGATGACTACTCGCCTAATCTAGTATCCAATCTCTTTCTCAAAATGTATTCCATTTATTATTAATAATTAATTGTGAAATCAACTATCATTAATTTCACTCCTGCAGTTCGGTACGACTCCAATTGAAATTGCTGCCCTAAAAGGCAGAAGGAGTATGGTTGAAATATTATTTCCTTTAACTTC
The window above is part of the Triticum aestivum cultivar Chinese Spring chromosome 2A, IWGSC CS RefSeq v2.1, whole genome shotgun sequence genome. Proteins encoded here:
- the LOC123191524 gene encoding ankyrin-1-like; its protein translation is MKEEKAAASPHPVLKAALEGNLRLLKGTAGSLVADECIWIRALCVAVMEGRLDICAYLVEDLRVDVNQPNDLGETVLFISATFGTVAAARYLLDRGADPMIPGRLGSPLHTATMNGNCEIVELLLSRGADVDVFDSKHGTPLHAATNLSEVGPMKVLLEHHADPNKVLNLHSTPLSMAIQRESLECVKLLIEAGADVNKTNYIGVTQLMVAANNGLPDIMRCLLDAGANANIGDSFGTTPIEIAALKGRRSMVEILFPLTSLISTLPDWSIDGIMSHVKSFGLKPRDKNKCEKRRAELKLQATEAFNRKEYLIAGKLYTCAMKFDPSPKDLAILLANRSFCLLRLGRGKDAPSDADACTMVRPRWPKGYYRKGAALMLQEDYEKASEAFEDGLKLDPTNVDIANW